Proteins from a genomic interval of Clostridium sp. M62/1:
- a CDS encoding four-carbon acid sugar kinase family protein: protein MEAFKRNEQPFKIAVLDDDPTGIQTVHDVYVYTDWEISTLREAFKDSSCLFYILTNSRSFGKKQTEEVHRTIARRLLAVSGETNIPFLVILRGDSTLRGHYLLEPEVMEQVFLEEGGLKTDGEILCPAFFEGGRCTKDDIHYVEENGSWTEAAKTEYARDRTFGYRSSNLREFIEEKTGGRVKRDNCISVSTQLLESGTEDCRLDELLKSAKDGQKIVVNAVCYSQLERFSVSFWRAVKQGKWFTVRSGASLVKAISGIKAKPFLTGRELLKKGTKSGGLIIAGSHVERTTRQLAELENSIHPYCFIEFQADAALRDGELRKEIQEVRKRAEQAISWGRDAVVYTSRRVLCREEGEESLNLSVRISEALTSVVRELSVSPSYIIAKGGITSSDVGTRGLGVKKALALGQAAPGVPVWLTGKESRFPGMPYIIFPGNVGTDQTLRQIADSLAEERGSCT, encoded by the coding sequence ATGGAGGCCTTCAAGAGAAATGAACAGCCTTTTAAAATCGCAGTCCTGGACGACGATCCTACTGGAATTCAGACGGTTCACGATGTATACGTCTATACCGACTGGGAAATTTCCACGCTCCGGGAGGCATTTAAAGACAGCAGCTGTCTGTTCTATATCCTTACCAATTCCAGAAGCTTTGGAAAAAAGCAGACAGAGGAGGTGCACAGAACCATTGCCCGCAGACTGCTGGCCGTGTCCGGGGAAACCAATATCCCGTTTCTGGTGATCCTGCGGGGAGATTCCACACTTCGCGGACACTACCTCCTGGAGCCGGAAGTTATGGAGCAGGTGTTTCTGGAGGAAGGGGGACTGAAAACAGACGGAGAGATTCTGTGTCCGGCCTTCTTTGAAGGCGGGCGCTGCACGAAGGACGATATTCATTATGTGGAGGAGAACGGAAGCTGGACAGAGGCGGCGAAGACGGAGTATGCCCGGGACAGAACCTTTGGCTACCGCTCCTCCAATCTGAGAGAATTTATAGAGGAAAAGACGGGCGGTCGGGTAAAAAGGGATAACTGCATTTCTGTCAGTACGCAGCTTCTGGAATCGGGTACAGAAGACTGCCGTCTGGATGAACTTCTGAAATCAGCGAAAGACGGGCAGAAAATTGTCGTAAATGCTGTCTGCTATTCCCAGCTTGAGAGGTTCTCCGTTTCCTTCTGGCGGGCGGTTAAGCAGGGAAAATGGTTTACCGTCAGAAGCGGTGCTTCCCTTGTAAAAGCTATATCGGGCATAAAGGCAAAACCATTTCTGACAGGCAGGGAACTGCTCAAAAAGGGAACAAAGAGCGGAGGACTGATAATAGCCGGCTCCCATGTAGAGAGAACTACGAGACAGCTTGCAGAGCTTGAAAACAGCATCCATCCCTACTGCTTCATCGAATTTCAGGCAGATGCGGCCCTCAGGGACGGAGAGCTGAGAAAAGAGATACAGGAGGTCAGAAAACGCGCGGAACAGGCAATTTCATGGGGGAGAGACGCAGTCGTCTACACCAGCCGCCGCGTTCTCTGCAGAGAAGAGGGGGAGGAAAGTCTGAATCTGTCTGTCCGCATTTCCGAGGCCCTCACGTCTGTTGTGCGGGAGCTTTCCGTTTCCCCTTCCTACATTATCGCAAAGGGCGGGATTACCTCCAGTGATGTGGGGACAAGAGGGCTTGGAGTGAAGAAGGCTCTGGCTCTGGGACAGGCGGCGCCTGGGGTTCCCGTGTGGCTGACCGGGAAGGAGAGCCGGTTTCCGGGTATGCCCTACATTATCTTTCCCGGCAATGTGGGAACCGATCAGACGCTTAGGCAGATTGCCGACAGTCTGGCCGAAGAGCGGGGGTCATGTACCTGA